The segment AGAGATGCAATCTTTCAACAAGATATTTATTTAGTAATGGCTAATTTACTTCTTCAAGGTATATTATTGATTATTGGTAACTTGTTGGCAGACATAATGTTAGCAGCTTCTGATCCTCGAGTTAGACTGAGAATGAGCGCCTGAATTGGAGGGATTTTTAAGTGAAAGGCAAAGATAAAAATAACACCAAAAATAACACACAAAAAATCATGAATGAAGAAGATCTTTTTGAGAGAGAATTTATGTCCACACCTGCACTAATATGGAGAGCTCTAAGAAGGCATAAATTAGGTATGATATCTTTGTGGGTATTGATCATTCTTTATTTATTATCGATATTTGCAGATTTTGTTTCTCCAATGAATCCTTTTAACAATCATATTCAATACCGATTTGCTCCGCCTTCCAATATCTATAGAGTTGATCCAATAACAGGTAACAGAATAGGTCCCCACACTTATATTTATATGATTCAACGTGACCCTATTACTTATCAAAGTGAATATGTAGAAGCAACTCATTTTGATATAATTAGAGCTAGAGATCCTGAAACAGGTGAAATAGTAACCTTTGAATTAGGGGAGTATAATCCAGCTTACGATGCAACTGTATCGGATATTACGTATACCTTAAAAAATGTTGTTATGGCTAAAACAGCAAATGGAGAATATATAGAACTTGCCACTAATTATAAAAATGATCAAAGTTTACTTCCCATATCTTATTTTACAAACGATCAATTTAGAGATGAAGATATTTCATTTAAGGACGGACTTTTAGATACTAATTTTTCAAAGTTTTTAAAAGGAGAACCTATTCTTTCTATAAATGACGATAGGTCTGTAACAATTAATAGTTATAAAAGTGATTATAGATATGCAACAAAAATTAGAAATCAAGAAATTGTTAGTATAGATACGTTAACAACTTTAGAAGAAATCAACGTATATTTTGATTTTTTACCTGTTGTTTTAACTCCATCAGACTTGGAAGCAGTTAATATAAAAAATTATAAAATAGAATTTTTTATAAATTCTTGGGAGTATAAACTCTTAGGCCTTTTCCCTTCCAATTTGCATTTATTTGGTGTAGAAAAACCCAAATTACCTGC is part of the Petrotoga sp. 9PW.55.5.1 genome and harbors:
- a CDS encoding ABC transporter permease, with translation MKGKDKNNTKNNTQKIMNEEDLFEREFMSTPALIWRALRRHKLGMISLWVLIILYLLSIFADFVSPMNPFNNHIQYRFAPPSNIYRVDPITGNRIGPHTYIYMIQRDPITYQSEYVEATHFDIIRARDPETGEIVTFELGEYNPAYDATVSDITYTLKNVVMAKTANGEYIELATNYKNDQSLLPISYFTNDQFRDEDISFKDGLLDTNFSKFLKGEPILSINDDRSVTINSYKSDYRYATKIRNQEIVSIDTLTTLEEINVYFDFLPVVLTPSDLEAVNIKNYKIEFFINSWEYKLLGLFPSNLHLFGVEKPKLPAISDYSSNDGIFYVWGADQYGRDIFSRIFFASRISLSIGLVGILLTFTIGIFLGGLAGYFGGWVDEVTMRFTEILMSIPSLYLILTLSAVLPTRISPEIRYLLIVVILSFIGWPGMTRVIRGMTMGLKQTEFVQAAIALGYPPRKVIWNHLLPNTYTYVIVSATLSIPSYILGEASLSFLGVGITEPGASWGLMLSQAQDIEVLTNYPWVLIPGIFIIVTVLAFNLFGDAIRDALDPRSLGL